A window of Phragmites australis chromosome 2, lpPhrAust1.1, whole genome shotgun sequence genomic DNA:
AGAAGTTGGAGTGATGCCAATGGAGCTTTTCATCGAGAATGATTGGAGGTTTAGTCATAGATTATGTACCGGATAAAGTCATGTAATCTAATTACAATTTATTCCTCTTTTTTCTTCCCTTTCAGCTTTAAGCTAGAATGATGTAATAATGCAAAAGGGTTGTATGCATTCTTGGATGCAAAAGATCGGAATTTAtcctttttccaaaaaaaaacgGTGGGTATTCGGCGCTTGTTAGACAAGCGTATCTTTTGTGTTGATATGTCGATGTCCAATAATCCAAGAAGATTTATCCAATCATTGAAATTTTGCATAAATTTCCTTGTTCTTTTCATGTTGGTGTCTGAAGTCTCCAATCAGTGCCCAAGGTTCAGAAATGGTTTCATGCAAGCTGGACCTGCTGTTATAGAAATCTGCAAGCTCAGAGTCAACGTATTGTGCATAAATGTTTGTAACTGCGAACGACGATCGATCTGAAGTGCAGCTGAATCGCACTGTAACTGAATGTCTATCTAGGCGTACTGCTGAACCAGAAAGAAATTTACTGTCCCAAGCAATGAGCAGTCCCCACTGACGCGACGACAGCAGATTGGAAGCAGTATGTTCTCAGGTTGTACCGGAGAAATTGCGAGCTCTTCAAGCGATTCAGATGTCCCAACTTAGTTTCTTGCAAGCAAACTATTGTCAATTTTGTTTCTGGAGTAGTAATGTAAACAAGCGATTTTTTTCCTGCTATCTCCAAGTCCTCTAACATTCCAGAACAATTCAGGCAACCAAGTCTACAGGTGACAACAAAGATGCCGTACTGTTTGCCGAACGACAAAAGGGGAAAATAGGACCGAGTCGACAAACAGGCATTGTAGGAAGAGCAGAAAGCACACAGGCTCAATACAGAAATCAGCATACGATATATTTGAACTAAATGCAAATGGATGTTACAAAGAAGCTTTGAGCAGAGTTCAGACACGAACAAAGTAAGGACAACTAACATGCACCAGTTACAGGGGAATGCAATGCAGGAAATCTTGCTGACATGCTATCCCTGGTACGTGGGCATCCAATACAAGTTTGCTAAGCAACATTTTCCGGTATGCTGATCTGGAGAAACAATCTTCATGCTTCCTGAAGAAAGGTGAAGCAATGTTAACCCAATTTCCTGTAACTGTGTTTGCATCACGGGTCTCTAGATTTACTTAATCCAAGGGTTATTTCATGATCCAGAAGTTGAGGTTCTGAATGCCTGTACATCTTCAGACCTGATCTTTCCAGGACGGCCTGGGCGGCGCCGGCAGGCAAGCAAGGGCAGCCACTGGATATACTAGTGCGACAGGATGTTGCCGTCGGAGTGGAGAGCCAGCCGGCGGTGTGTGCTGTGCCAATAGAATAAGAAGCTCGCAAGTGAATATCACGAGATTTCAGAAACAGAACGAATCTATAATTCCAAAAGGACgatcatcatatataaactTCCAGTGAAGAAGGTCATAATCACATAGGAAAATTGTGATTGCTATTTTGCGAACTCACAGTCTAAAGATACATACAAATTTACATCTGAATATGCAGTTGCTGACTGCATCGTCAATAATCTAAGTACATTAGTACGCTAATGGGTACAATCTTGTTTCACTTGACAACCTGCTGAGCGTCGTCATCGGTCATCCTCTACCGCAAACCACGGCATCTGGAGTGCGGCCGCCGCGCTAAGCCTGTCCTTTGGGTCGTACTCTAGCAGGCCGTGCAGGACGTCGAAGCCCGCCTGTGATAGCTTCTCCTCGGGCACCAAGTCCCGCAGCTGGCTCGGCGTCGAGGAAGACACGCCGAATGGCATAGAGGAGACCTGGTCGGGGATCCCGAGGAGGCGGACGATATTGACCACCTGCTCGTACACGTTTGCCTCTTGGAAGAGCGGCTCCCCAGCGACGAGCTCCGCCATGACACATCCGAGAGACCACAGGTCCACGGCCGTGCCGATCTTGTCTCCAAGGAGCTGCTCCGGCGCCATGTACCAGAGGGTGCCCTCAAGCTCCGCGGTGTCCGGTGGCGGCGTGTCCACAGACCTGGCGAGGCCGAGGTCGCAAATCTTGAGGACCCGGCCCTGACCATCTTCCCCGCCGAGTAGCACGTTCCCGGGCTTGAGGTCGCAGTGCACGACTCCGTGGCCGTGCATCATCTCCACGCCGCCCAACAGGCGCTTCATCACGCGTCGCGCCTCCGACTCCGTGAATGGGCTGCCAACGCGGCGACGCGCACCCACGACGTCGAGCAGGCTCGGCCCGACGTACTCCATGACGAGGTGGAGCTCGTCCATCTCCGCGTCACGCGCCACCTCCCGAAGCTCCACCACGCCAGGGTTGCTGGCGCAAGTCGCCAGCATCCCGGCCTCCCGCAGCAGCGCCTCGCCGCTGCCGGCACGCACGGACTTGATCGCGACCTCCTGGCCGGTGCTGCGGTGGCGCGCCTTCCGCACGACGCCGAAGGCCCCCTCACCGATCTTGGAGAGCAGCTTGTAGGATTCGAGACTTCCTATCCGCACGTCGTTTCTTGCGGCGGCGGAATCCATCGGAACCCCGCCTGGGCAGGACGCTTCCCTCATTTCTGGGGCGCTAGTCGACGAGGCAAGTGGCTTCGACGTCTAGGGGGAGGGAACGGTCGCCGCATGCGCTTCGTCTCCGCGACGACGCGCGCTGGAGCCGAGTGCGAGGTGGGAGCAGAAGAGACGATAGAGGACAAACAGAGTCGGAGTCGGATATCTGTGGAGTGGCGCCCCTTTTAATGGTTGGCGTCCCTCAGAACCTCACCCATCACCGAGTCGGAATCCGActttttttcccctcttttttAGGGCAGTCGGAATCCGACTTGATATCGGTCTGACCAAGAGGCGGTGGATGAGGGGCTCGCGGGCCCAGATGTCAGTGACAGGAGCCCATGGTCTTTCTGTTTTCGGAATTGCTAGACTACCATACTCACTTTGATTCAAAATAAAAGTCAATTTAGCTTTGTTCTAAGTCAATTTTTTAGTTCTAAAAATCATATCGATTAACAATATAAGGCTCACGGTACTAAATTCATTGTGAAAAATACATTCACAATATATATCTTTTATATATTTGAAATAAAGTGGTTTTGtagatattattagtcaaag
This region includes:
- the LOC133904153 gene encoding putative cyclin-dependent kinase F-2; the encoded protein is MREASCPGGVPMDSAAARNDVRIGSLESYKLLSKIGEGAFGVVRKARHRSTGQEVAIKSVRAGSGEALLREAGMLATCASNPGVVELREVARDAEMDELHLVMEYVGPSLLDVVGARRRVGSPFTESEARRVMKRLLGGVEMMHGHGVVHCDLKPGNVLLGGEDGQGRVLKICDLGLARSVDTPPPDTAELEGTLWYMAPEQLLGDKIGTAVDLWSLGCVMAELVAGEPLFQEANVYEQVVNIVRLLGIPDQVSSMPFGVSSSTPSQLRDLVPEEKLSQAGFDVLHGLLEYDPKDRLSAAAALQMPWFAVEDDR